From Besnoitia besnoiti strain Bb-Ger1 chromosome X, whole genome shotgun sequence, one genomic window encodes:
- a CDS encoding hypothetical protein (encoded by transcript BESB_018560) produces MFGSSLSTGAAGGGVFGSTTGGGGLFGSSATPQAAAGPSTGSTGLFGSTGAAPATAGQTTATGGTGLFGSSTTTAGGATTGGLFGGGAATGTVTGGGGLFGAATAAPAATSATGGGGLFGAAQQKPAATTGLFGGGATTAGTTSGGLFGGGASTAGATTGGGLFGGNQPAKPATTTGGGLFGAQGGAAGAPSAGVTVLPREPTVANIEKVVPGVLEKFKKIEERMREEERIMNELQASTRKMKESFSGFSASLSAHQSRVSWALHHVLILKRQAQNLAPVVQRDKQLALQIEQLHQQLQQNIAAANASLAMAGSAGARDAVYVVPLQVPCPLSTPLYQQLLQDVWSVSGRLQQLEQHVKLLRVERENAARSGSVNAADGCAYPWEHAFSDPGVDVNSELQMIQEVLAAQREVLLATAQKAVELRETTRQMQDRLERAGVKIPVFPEDQEEAAVNAAAVQAGQAAGGLFGSSAPAASSLGAIGGLFGYTGAQTATSGGLFGRPTGAATTNPTTSTGLFGSTGAAPATAGQTTATGGTGLFGSSTTTAGGATTGGLFGGGAATGTVTGGGGLFGAATAAPAATSATGGGGLFGAAQQKPAATTGLFGGGATTAGTTSGGLFGGGASTAGATTGGGLFGGNQPAKPATTTGGGLFGGSTGLFGSSGAQPAASGGGGLFGNTTGGLFGAK; encoded by the exons ATGTTTGGCTCCTCGCTGTCTACcggggccgccggcggaggcgtttTTGGGTCCACGACCGGAGGCGGCGGTTTGTTTGGAAGCTCAGCCACTccacaggcggcggcggggccgtCCACGGGCTCCACAGGCCTCTTCGGCTCGACTGGCGCCGCACCTGCGACCGCGGGTCAGACCACGGCAACCGGCGGGACGGGCCTCTTCGGCTCCTCCACCAcgaccgcaggcggcgcgacgaccgGAGGGCTTtttggcggcggcgcggcgaccgggACGGTGacaggcgggggggggctgtttggagccgcgacggcggcgcccgcggcgacgagtgcgactggaggcggagggctgTTCGGGGCGGCACAGCAGAAGCCTGCAGCGACTACGGGGTTGTTTGGAGGCGGAGCCACGACCGCGGGGACGACGTCTGGGGGACTGTTTGGCGGTGGGGCCTCGACGGCAGGGGCGACGACTGGCGGAGGGTTGTTTGGCGGCAACCAACCGGCCAAGCCCGCAACGACGACGGGCGGCGGGCTGTTTGGAGCCCAAGGGGGGGCGGCCGgtgcgccgtctgcgggAGTCACCGTTCTGCCTAGAGAGCCGACGGTGGCGAATATCGAGAAGGTCGTGCCGGGGGTGCTCGAGAAGTTTAAGAAGATCGAAGAGAGGATGAGGGAAGAGGAACGTATCATGAACGAACTCCAGGCGTCCACGAGGAAAATGAAGGA GTCCTTCTCCGGCTTCTCGGCCTCGCTGTCGGCTCATCAGTCACGCGTCTCTTGGGCGCTCCACCACGTCCTCATTCTCAAACGCCAGGCGCAGAATCTCGCGCCAGTAGTCCAGCGAGATAAG CAACTAGCCCTGCAGATCGAGCAGCTTCACCAGCAGCTTCAACAGAACATCGCCGCGGCCAACGCATCCCTCGCGATGGCGGGCTCggctggcgcccgcgacgccgtctACGTCGTGCCTCTTCAG GTTCCGTGCCCTCTGTCGACTCCGTTGTATCAGCAGCTGTTGCAAGACGTGTGGAGTGTGAGCGGCAGGCTCCAGCAGCTGGAGCAGCACGTGAAGCTGTTGAgagtcgagagagaaaaTGCCGCGAGGTCGGGCTCCGTgaacgccgccgacggctgTGCGTATCCGTGGGAACACGCTTTTTCAGACCCCGGCGTGGACGTCAACTCCGAGCTGCAGATGATCCAAGAAGTCCTGGCGGCTCAGCGCGAAGTTCTGCTtgcgacggcgcagaag GCTGTCGAACTGCGTGAGACGACTCGTCAGATGCAGGACCGCCTCGAGAGGGCGGGAGTCAAGATCCCCGTCTTCCCAGAAGATCAAGAGGAGGCTGCAGTGAATGCAGCTGCTGTGCAGGCGGGTCAAGCGGCGGGAG GTCTATTTGGCTCCTCCGCTCCAGCGGCCTCGTCTTTGGGGGCGATTGGCGGTCTTTTCGGATACACTGGAGCCCAGACGGCGACAAGCGGAGGCCTCTTCGGAAGACccaccggcgccgccaccACGAACCCCACAACCTCGACGGGCCTCTTCGGCTCGACTGGCGCCGCACCTGCGACCGCGGGTCAGACCACGGCAACCGGCGGGACGGGCCTCTTCGGCTCCTCCACCAcgaccgcaggcggcgcgacgaccgGAGGGCTTtttggcggcggcgcggcgaccgggACGGTGacaggcgggggggggctgtttggagccgcgacggcggcgcccgcggcgacgagtgcgactggaggcggagggctgTTCGGGGCGGCACAGCAGAAGCCTGCAGCGACTACGGGGTTGTTTGGAGGCGGAGCCACGACCGCGGGGACGACGTCTGGGGGACTGTTTGGCGGTGGGGCCTCGACGGCAGGGGCGACGACTGGCGGAGGGTTGTTTGGCGGCAACCAACCGGCCAAGCCCGCAACGACGACGGGCGGCGGGCTGTTTGGTGGGTCCACTGGGCTCTTTGGAAGCTCGGGGGCGCAGCCTGCCGCCAGTGGCGGGGGTGGGTTGTTCGGGAACACAACTGGTGGTCTGTTCGGCGCGAAATAG